A single Paraburkholderia sp. FT54 DNA region contains:
- the scpB gene encoding SMC-Scp complex subunit ScpB yields MNTQEAKIVLETALICAQEPLKLGELRKLFADGVSADTVRTLLEDLKQDWSGRGVELVGLASGWRFQSKPAMRSYLDRLHPEKPPKYSRAVLETLAIIAYRQPVTRGDIEEIRGVTVNTQVVKQLEDRGWIEVIGHRDVPGRPALYATTRQFLDDLGLKALDELPPLADPSAQLNADLLGQHAIEFADADAAQVLASEDERVDSGVVVEAGAVAEEFVSGPADGVSRNIPQAAGEASQSGSADAASDAIDSELGTTVDEAVGTEIAGDLAEQHQARHAEPVKPAQAVDNAAEVAAQTASASSGSHPDGAGAPAAQEQAETARPAAHVAPQTGAAESALNHDPVSQADPAIPAHDSGVLRNTEHAAEPNPTKAAHGDPLDRRDAAQDAGILTDDEPESRSA; encoded by the coding sequence ATGAATACCCAAGAGGCGAAGATCGTCCTCGAGACTGCCTTGATCTGCGCGCAGGAGCCGTTAAAGCTCGGCGAGTTACGCAAGCTCTTTGCCGACGGCGTGTCGGCAGACACCGTTCGGACTTTGCTCGAAGACCTCAAGCAGGACTGGTCAGGGCGCGGTGTGGAGTTGGTCGGGCTGGCGTCGGGCTGGCGGTTTCAAAGCAAGCCCGCGATGCGTTCGTATCTGGATCGTTTGCATCCTGAGAAACCGCCGAAATATTCGCGCGCGGTGCTCGAAACGCTCGCGATCATTGCATACCGGCAACCGGTGACGCGTGGCGATATCGAAGAGATTCGCGGCGTCACGGTGAATACGCAGGTCGTCAAGCAGCTCGAAGATCGCGGCTGGATCGAGGTGATCGGTCATCGTGATGTGCCGGGCCGTCCCGCGCTGTACGCGACCACGCGGCAGTTCCTCGACGACCTCGGGCTGAAAGCGCTCGACGAATTGCCGCCGCTCGCCGATCCGTCGGCGCAGTTGAACGCGGATCTGCTCGGCCAGCACGCGATCGAGTTCGCCGACGCTGATGCCGCGCAGGTTTTGGCTTCGGAAGACGAGCGGGTGGATTCCGGCGTCGTAGTTGAAGCGGGCGCTGTTGCGGAGGAATTTGTGAGCGGACCTGCGGATGGCGTGTCGCGGAATATTCCGCAAGCCGCGGGCGAGGCGTCGCAATCCGGCTCCGCTGACGCAGCGAGCGATGCCATCGACAGCGAACTTGGAACAACAGTAGACGAGGCGGTAGGAACGGAAATCGCTGGCGATCTCGCGGAACAGCATCAGGCGCGCCACGCAGAGCCGGTGAAACCGGCGCAGGCGGTCGACAACGCAGCGGAAGTCGCTGCGCAAACCGCATCGGCATCCTCCGGGTCGCATCCGGACGGCGCGGGCGCGCCGGCCGCGCAGGAACAAGCTGAAACGGCACGCCCGGCGGCACACGTTGCACCGCAGACCGGCGCCGCCGAGTCCGCACTGAATCACGATCCGGTCTCCCAGGCCGATCCGGCAATACCCGCGCACGACTCTGGCGTACTCCGCAATACGGAGCACGCCGCCGAGCCGAACCCGACCAAGGCGGCGCACGGCGATCCTCTGGATCGTCGCGATGCGGCGCAGGACGCAGGCATTCTGACCGACGACGAACCCGAGTCGCGCAGCGCCTGA